A region of the Vallitalea okinawensis genome:
CACTGGTACTTAATGCAGGACATAATTCACTGATAGAAGGTGATCAATTAGGGTGGCACAAGCATGATGGCTACGAATTAACTTTTGTAACTAAGGGGAGTGTTATTTGGGAGGTAAAAAATAGTTGTGATCATCATCTGGTGAGTGGTCAGGTATCTTTAGTATCGCCAGATACCCTCCATAGAGGAATAGATGATATTACGCTACCTTGCGAAATGTTTTGGTTGGTTTTCAAACCATGGACTAAAGAAGCTATTATTAACACACCTTTTCAGGAAGAGGAGCTTAAACACATTGATCAGGTATTTAGGAACTTTGACAAAGGCGTAGTAGAGATCACGCCACTAATTTCAAGCCTTTTAGCAGAATTTAGAAGTAGTTGCATCTCATATAACACGATAGAAGATAAAAGTTTAATTAACCCGAGTATCAGAAGTCTTTTATGTCAGCTTATTTTGCAAACCAGTTTAAGTTTTCAAGATAAAAGAAAGAAAAATGTTTCCAATGATTTTAGAATAGTTCAAGATTATATAAATAATCAATTTACTTATGACATAGGAATTGAAGATATAGCTCAATTAATTGGTAAGAAAGAGACTTATGTCTATAGCCTCTTTAAAAAAAATACAGGTCAAACTCCCAGTGAGTATATACAGAGGTTACGGGTACAACATGCAACAAAGATGCTGAAAGAGACAACAATGTCTGTGACAAAAATAGCCTATGAGTTAGGCTTTTCGAGTAGTCAATATTTTGCAAAAGTATTTAAAAAATATATGGGAACATCGCCAAGTCAATTTCGTAGAATAAAGTGAAAGTGCTTGTAATGAATAGAGAAGCAAAGGACTTTGGTATTGACATGTATATATCAATATGATAGAATGTTTTTATAAATAATAACTTTAGGTTATTGGTGTGTTACTGATTATGCAGGCATAAACCATATTTTTGGTTTATGCCTTTTTTGCATCTAAAAAATCCAATAACTTAAATATGAGGTGATGGAATG
Encoded here:
- a CDS encoding AraC family transcriptional regulator; translation: MNGKSKNNKYHLHIKDINIPLVLNAGHNSLIEGDQLGWHKHDGYELTFVTKGSVIWEVKNSCDHHLVSGQVSLVSPDTLHRGIDDITLPCEMFWLVFKPWTKEAIINTPFQEEELKHIDQVFRNFDKGVVEITPLISSLLAEFRSSCISYNTIEDKSLINPSIRSLLCQLILQTSLSFQDKRKKNVSNDFRIVQDYINNQFTYDIGIEDIAQLIGKKETYVYSLFKKNTGQTPSEYIQRLRVQHATKMLKETTMSVTKIAYELGFSSSQYFAKVFKKYMGTSPSQFRRIK